The genomic window acacactcacacagttatacacctgcacacacttacacacctgcacacagttatacaccgcacacacttacacacctgcacacagttatacaccgcagttatacaccacacacacttacacacctgcacacagttatacacctgcacacagttatacacccacacagttatacaccgcacacacacactcagttaTACACcgcacacagttatacaccgcacacacttacacacctgcacagttatacaccacacacacttacacacctgcacacagttatacaccgcacacacttacacacctgcacacagttatacaccgcacacacttacacacctgcacacagttatacaccacacacacacacctgcacacagttatacatcacacacacttacacactcacAGTTATACaccacacacaattacacacctgcacagtTATACAccgcacacacttacacacccacacacagttatacaccacacacacttacacacccacacagttatacaccgcacacacttacacactcacAGTTATACACCGCACAgttacacacctgcacacagttatacaccacacacacttacacacctgcacacagttatacaccacacacacttacacacctgcacacagttatacaccacacacacttacacactcaGTTATACACCGCATACActtacactcacacagttatacaccgcacacacttacacacctgcacacagttatacaccgcacacacttacacacctgCACAGTTATACAccgcacacacttacacactcacAGTTATACACTTACACACTCACAGTTATACACTTACACACTCACAGTTATACAccgcacacacttacacactcacacagttatacaccgcACACACTTCCACacccacacagttatacaccgcACAgttacacacctgcacacagttatacaccgcAGTTATACACcgcacacagttatacaccgcacacacttacacacccacacagttatacaccgcacacacttacacacctgcacacagttatacaccgcacacacttacacacctgcacacagttatacaccgcacacacttacacacctgcacacagttatacaccgcacacacttacacacctgcacacagttatacaccacAGTTATACACCGCAGTTATACaccacacacctgcacacacttacacacctgCACAGTTATACAccgcacacacttacacacctgcacacagttatacaccgcAGTTATACACCGCACAGttatacaccacacacacttacacacctgcacacacttacacacccacacagttatacaccgcacacacacactcacacagttatacaccgcacacacttacacacctgcacacagttatacaccgcacacacttacacacctgcacacagttatacaccgcacacacttacacacctgcacacagttatacaccacAGTTATACACCGCAGTTATACaccacacacctgcacacacttacacacctgCACAGTTATACAccgcacacacttacacacctgcacacagttatacaccgcAGTTATACACCGCACAGttatacaccacacacacttacacacctgcacacacttacacacccacacagttatacaccgcacacacacactcacacagttatacaccgcacacacttacacacctgCACAGTTATACAccgcacacacttacacacctgcacacagttatacaccacacacacacacctgcacacagttatacatcacacacacttacacactcNNNNNNNNNNNNNNNNNNNNNNNNNNNNNNNNNNNNNNNNNNNNNNNNNNNNNNNNNNNNNNNNNNNNNNNNNNNNNNNNNNNNNNNNNNNNNNNNNNNNNNNNNNNNNNNNNNNNNNNNNNNNNNNNNNNNNNNNNNNNNNNNNNNNNNNNNNNNNNNNNNNNNNNNNNNNNNNNNNNNNNNNNNNNNNNNNNNNNNNNGGCCACACAGCAGGGATAATTTAATTAGATAAATTAGTAGATGATTAGGCACGCTTCTCTAATCAGAGCTCATGAACATCACGTGATTAGTCTCTACCTCAGTGTGCAAGGTGATGGGAGAGGCGAGGCGGATCTGtcaccctgagagagagaatgaagtgagtgagtgagtgagtgtcagTGAGATCACAGCTGGCAACTTACACTCTTTCTCCTGTTGTGTCTCCTCCGCAGGTGAGCAGAgactcagtgttcagtgctgggctgtgcgATGACGGGGCTGCAGGGgtagagcgagggagggaggaggagaaaggAGGGAGTAGAGGCGGTAGCAGCAGTAGCAAAAGCTGTCCGGggaggatagagagagagagagagggagatagaggTGAAGTGAGGCAAGGAAGGGGGAGAGGTAAGGTGAGGAGGGAGAGTGTGAAGGAGAACAGGCCTCctagggagaggagaggagaggaataCCATCCAGGAGGAGTGCAGAgcaaggaagaggtgagaggagagggagaggttgtGGGTGggtgagaggaggagaggaagagagcgGAGGAGCGGGAGCGGGGGGTTGCCGGCCCAGGCTATGAAGCTGAAGCAGAGGGTGGTGGTGCTGTGCGCGGCActgctgctgctcggcctggtcAAGGTGTTCCTGCTGGATGGGGGGGAGGGCTCCGCCGCCGGCCGCAGCGACCTCCGGGCCTTCCACCGCATGCAGGGGGCGCTGCGCCTGGCCCGTGGGGCGCGGCTGTCCCACACGCTGCAGTCGCCCTGGGAGGTGGCGGCGCAGTGGGTGGGGCCGCGGGAGGTCTACCCCGAGGACACCCCCGAGCTGGCCGCCGTGCTAGGGGCCATGGCCACCGCCCGCGTGGAGCGCGCCGACGTCGGCTACAAGGGCACCCAGCTGAAGGCCCTGCTGGTGCTGGAGGGAGGGCAGAAGGTCGTGTTCAAGCCCAAGAGGTACCCGGGCGGTGAGGGAGGCgctggggagggaggagagagaggagggaaacTCATTTTGTTATTGTTACAGAAAGGTGTTGTGAGTGGATTAAAGACAACCTGCCCCTCCCTCCCCCAGGTACAGTCGAGACTACGTGGTGGAGGGGGAGCCCTACGCAGGATACGACCGGCACAACGCCGAGGTAGCTGCCTTCCACCTGGACAGGtaacacacctgagagagagagcaaagacgtgggtagaattgagaacaagggcagtgatgttcagactgtacaatgcactagttagagctcatctggatactgtggacagttctgggctccacacttcaagaaagatatcgctgctctagaggcagttcagaggagcaaccagacttattccaggtctgaagggaatgtcctactgagagactgaggaactgaaccttttcaccctggaacagagaagactacgtggggacttgattcaagtcttcaaaatcatgaaaggtatcgaccacatcaaaccagaggagcttttccagatcagcagggacacacgcacccgggacacaaatggaaactgggcttcaaggcattcaagacagaaaacaggagacacttcttcacacagagaggcgtcacaatctgaacaaactccccagcgatgtggctgaagagacaatttgggaacattcaaaaacagactggataggttccttgatcacttagatattaatggacaccaaacgagcacgatggggcgaatgtgctcctctcgattggacactatGTTCTTATACACAAGCCTTGTTCAGATTTGACTTACTTTAAATAATTTTCAAAcctatgaaacaaaacaaaaggaccTTCCATCTCATGAACTCATGTTCTAAATAATCTGAGTTGTACCCATGGGTCATTGTGTGTGAgaacaatgtgatatattgtaaccaTTGTAAATTACCCTGGATAGGGCGTCTGCTAGGAaatctaatgatctcacacacctgagagagagaggagtcgCTTGCCTGAGGTGTGTGCAGGGCGGTGGTTGAGTCTGTGCTGTTGCTTCACTGCTTATTCCGCCTCTACCTGTCTGACAGCCTCACAGCCTCCCAAAACAGGCATTGCATGTCCGCCAGACCCCCCAGAGTGCAGCTGCTGCTCGAGCTGCGTCTCCCCCCAGCACTCCTCACTGTGTtggtgttactgtgtgtgttgaGCAAAGGAAGTGACGCTTTTCTCCAGTAACCCTGTGCATGTCTGTGAGGCGTGTGTTCCTGTCCGGATGGGTATTTCTAGGGTATGAAATAGCGCCACGCCGCTGGGGACACGAGGGTTCGACCGAAGGCGGCTCCCTGGGGACCGATAAGGCCATACGTGGGGAGGGTTGTGTCAGTGTGATTGACAGGATGACACACAACCTCAGCCCCTGCCTCTGTCTCTGCAGGATCCTGGGCTTCCACAGGGCGCCCCTGGTGGTGGGCCGGTTTGTGAGTCTGCGCACGGAGATCCGGCCCGTGGCCACGGAGCAGCTGCTGAGCACCTTCCTGACGCAGGGTGAGCCGAGGCCCTCGCTCCCTcccgccctctctctctctctctcgctgtctcTCGGGCTCTCTgactctcctccctcctctccctctcaggcAATAACTCCTGCTTCTACGGGAAGTGCTATTACTGCCGTGAGAGCGAACCGGCGTGTGCTCTGGGGGACGTGATGGAGGGGTCCGTCACGCTGTGGCTGCCGGACGTGTGGCCTTTGCAGAAGCACCGGCACCCCTGGGGCCGCACCTACCGAGAAGGCAAACTGGCCCGGtgagtctctctctgtccccgtcTCCCGACAGTGTGGCTGCGCGCTGAGGGTGTGGAGACGTATGGCAATGTCACGCGGCCCCCGTCTGCTGTGAAGGATGGTGTGTCCGGCGGTGTTCATGctgtccctctgtccccctCAGCTGGGAGTACGATGAGAGCTACTGCGAGGCGGTGAAGAAGATGCCGCCGTATGACGCCGGGCCGCGGCTGCTGGACGTGGTGGACACAGCCGTGTTCGACTACCTGATCGGCAACGCGGACCGGCACCACTACGAGAGCTTCCAGGACGACGGCGGCGCCAGCATGCTCATCCTGCTGGACAACGCCAAGAGGTCACGACCCCGGCCACGCCCACCACTGTCCCCTCCCCATGTCTGCTTTCCCctgctctccccctctcctctctgtgtgtgcgtgtctgttcTCTCTCATGTGTCTGTGCTAActcgctctctctgtctttgctccctctctctctcgtgcatgtgtctgtgcttccttcctctctctcctctgtctgACTGTGTATCGTTTCCCTGCAGCTTTGGGAACCCCGCTCTGGACGAGAGGAGTATCCTTGCTCCGCTGTATCAGTGCTGCATGTAAGTACCGCAGACAGACGTACCAGACCCCCCGTGGGTGTGAGAGCAGAATCTCAGAATCACTCCTAGGAATCTCACGAAAAGTAGGTTTACTCCTCGCTCAGAACAGGAGGTAGAAGTCAGTCAGAAAGTCTCTTACACCTACTTTTAGCTGATGTATTTTCGTCATTTTGGTTAAATAGGTAAAATCACTGATTACacaatgtaacacaatttttgttcttgggtagtaagtgttatttcctaattgcttatgcctcaaaagtatagaaaatgagtattattccccacaaactttgcttttgtgaccaggacagtgatgttttgaaatgtacctatttgtgtctttttgttcacataagtcagaaaaaaaaaaccatatgaatccaaattaacatgtatttaagtaatacaaaaatgactacaaaagatttagaagcgaGTAGTTTTtttgagatttacgattatagtttaattacagtataattgtaaatctcgaaaaactactcgcTTCTAAAACTACAGCGGTGGGGACGATCTCGGGTGTTAATGCCAGtgtggtttgatgggaaattatttattgacggctgtgatgatggtcccaaatcaccactgctacattgttgcatttcCCCTGTGGCCAGACACGCAACATTGTCACACCtgcatctctgacacacacacgcaacattgtcacacctgcatctctgacacacacacgcaacattgtcacacctgcatctctgacacacacacacacacaacattgtcacacctgcatctccgacacacacacacgcaacattgtcacacctgcatctctgacacacacacgcaacattgtcacacctgcatctctgacacacacacgcaacattgtcacacctgcatctctgacacacacacgcaacattgtcacacctgcatctctgacacacacgcaacattgtcacacctgcatctctgacacacacacgcaacattgtcacacctgcatctctgacacacacacgcaacattgtcactcctgcatctctgacacacacgcaacattgtcacacctgcatctctgacacacacacacgcaacattgtcacacctgcatctctgacacacacacacgcaacattgtcacacctgcatctctgacacacacacgtaacattgtcacacctgcatctctgacacacacatgcaacattgtcacacctgcatctctgacacacacgcaacattgtcacacctgcatctctgacacacacgcaacattgtcacacctgcatctctgacacacacGCGCAACATTGTCACACCTGCATCTCTGACAAACACGCGCAACATTGTCACACCtgcatctctgacacacacacgcaacattgtcacacctgcatctctgacacacacacgcaacattgtcacacctgcatctctgacacacacacgcaacattgtcactcctgcatctctgacacacacacgcaacattgtcacacctgcatctctgacacacacgcaacattgtcacacctgcatctctgacacacacgcaacattgtcacacctgcatctctgacacacacacgcaacattgtcacacctgcatctctgacacacacacacacacaacattgtcacacctgcatctctgacacacacacacgcaacattgtcacacctgcatctctgacacacacacgcaacattgtcacacctgcatctctgacacacacacgcaacattgtcacacctgcatctctgacacacacacgcaacattgtcacacctgcatctctgacacacacgcaacattgtcacacctgcatctctgacacacacacgcaacattgtcacacctgcatctctgacacacacacgcaacattgtcactcctgcatctctgacacacacgcaacattgtcacacctgcatctctgacacacacacacgcaacattgtcacacctgcatctctgacacacacacacgcaacattgtcacacctgcatctctgacacacacacgtaacattgtcacacctgcatctctgacacacacatgcaacattgtcacacctgcatctctgacacacacgcaacattgtcacacctgcatctctgacacacacgcaacattgtcacacctgcatctctgacacacacGCGCAACATTGTCACACCTGCATCTCTGACAAACACGCGCAACATTGTCACACCtgcatctctgacacacacacgcaacattgtcacacctgcatctctgacacacacacgcaacattgtcacacctgcatctctgacacacacacgcaacattgtcactcctgcatctctgacacacacacgcaacattgtcacacctgcatctctgacacacacgcaacattgtcacacctgcatctctgacacacacgcaacattgtcacacctgcatctctgacacacacgcaacattgtcacacctgcatctctgacacacacacacacgcaacattgtcacacctgcatctctgacacacacacacacacgcaacattgtcacacctgcatctctgacacacacacgcaacattgtcactcctgcatctctgacacacacgcaacattgtcacacctgcatctctgacacacacacacacgcaacattgtcacacctgcatctctgacacacacacgcaacattgtcacacctgcatctctgacacacacacacacgcaacattgtcacacctgcatctctgacacacacacacacacgcaacattgtcacacctgcatctctgacacacacacgcaacattgtcactcctgcatctctgacacacacgcaacattgtcacacctgcatctctgacacacacacacacgcaacattgtcacacctgcatctctgacacacatgcaacattgtcacacctgcatctctgacacacacacgcaacattgtcacacctgcatctctgacacaca from Amia ocellicauda isolate fAmiCal2 chromosome 19, fAmiCal2.hap1, whole genome shotgun sequence includes these protein-coding regions:
- the fam20b gene encoding glycosaminoglycan xylosylkinase, yielding MKLKQRVVVLCAALLLLGLVKVFLLDGGEGSAAGRSDLRAFHRMQGALRLARGARLSHTLQSPWEVAAQWVGPREVYPEDTPELAAVLGAMATARVERADVGYKGTQLKALLVLEGGQKVVFKPKRYSRDYVVEGEPYAGYDRHNAEVAAFHLDRILGFHRAPLVVGRFVSLRTEIRPVATEQLLSTFLTQGNNSCFYGKCYYCRESEPACALGDVMEGSVTLWLPDVWPLQKHRHPWGRTYREGKLARWEYDESYCEAVKKMPPYDAGPRLLDVVDTAVFDYLIGNADRHHYESFQDDGGASMLILLDNAKSFGNPALDERSILAPLYQCCMLRVSTWNRLTLLRGGALSSALRTATSHDPLFPVLTEAHLAALDRRLDSVLAAVKQCIDAQGPDSTLIEDRINLQHS